Part of the Bombyx mori chromosome 19, ASM3026992v2 genome is shown below.
AACTTCCTGTTAAATACTCGTAAAAGTTGACATGTGAGAGTTTTATTGGAGTTAGCAGTGATATTTTTAAGGTTAGGTACTGATAAACGGTATTATTGGACTATGTTGAAAAGACTTTAAAAGTTTTATATAGtccagcaaataaaaaattattagtcATATTTTCAGTCAACACAATTCAAACAGTCCACATGcaaattctaattaaaatttataataacaacaaataGGTTATACAACTTACCCTTCTGTTTATCACAGTGAACTGTGTTTTCTTACAGTGCATACATATTGAGGCTTCATTGTCTGGTACCCAAACAGCTGCATGCTCTGAAGGAGGTTGCTTGCCACCTTATAAAGCAATATTTTAGTTACTGGTGGGTTGTTTAACAAACTTGCAGATATGCACCTGTATATTTCTACAGTTTAACAATCATACATTTCAGTTGAAAGGGAAAATCATACTTTTTTAAAACACATCGGACTTTTTGCATTACACTTGTTACATAAGGACTCCattcattacaaaataataagaatagaggAATATTAGTAGTAGAAGAAAGTAAGTAAGAAAAgtacaatacaatgatcaatataacatcttttttttcctacttatttgctggtagcctaaagggctataCGAACTACGTGTGGAAGGTTATGTGAGCTCatagtttgctaacactagccctagaaatAGTGCTGTGTGGAGTCACCACCTGCTGAGGAGTTCTGGtcagaaactcagtaggttatgtctatgggttagtcacgTGTCAAATTCTTTTTCGTAATCAACAATTTAAACGAGGACTGTAGCCGGTGCTTGatgagcctaaaagcaccgagagttaCGAAGATCCGACAACACAATCAGTCATTGTTCAATGTATGAGATACAAGACAAATTTTCTtactttttcttaataaatcttCTATACATTTTTCAATATGAGCCATCCATTCTTCTTTTTCTGTGGCTGTAGCAGCATACACAGCAAATGATTTGGATGCAGTACGGATTAACCATCCATTACGGTATTCTAAAAGAGTGTTACTTAGGTCAGaatacaaaataacatttttcttaataattattattttggtttatttcaatttcaaactGCAAATTCTGAAAGTTTATTCTtagttattatttagttattaaaataTCACCTAATGTAGACGAGTTTTCAtcgaatttatttatatgttatttaaaactactttcaaaATTACTTTCATGTTGTTGGAACTTTTGTAGGCTACAGTATGCACTGTTTGATATGTGTAACATTAATATCCTTCTGATAAAgtcaaaacacaataaaaatcacacaaaacATATACAGAGGCTGACTCATCAACTTTAAAAGATCAATGTCAATAAACCAGCTagaaatgataatgatgaatgattcACAACCTGGCTGTGTGTCATGCTTTTATTATGTAATctcaaatacattttaatgttttactgtgattttattgaaataaataacttgTACAATTTCAACTCATTCAGATAATAATAAcaccataaaatatattaatttccaTATTTTAGATTAATTAGACTGTTGgttgtgtttattttatgtaaaaacttATAAGcaatttgtttaataatataGTATCAACTTTTACTCTTatggtaattaaatttaaatcctTATTGGGTTTGTAGGGAGATATTTAATCCCAATGTCCAACAGTTTAGGCCAGATATTATCTGTTATACAACAACAAATAATGATAGTGTTTAACAGTTTTtacatgaacattttattttcatcaaGTTGTCGtgacctaacggataagacgtccgatgcattcgtgttgagtgatgcaccgatgttcgaatctcaggcgggtaccaatttttctaatgaaatacgtactccacaatgttcacaattgacttccacggtgaaggaataacatcgtgtaattaaaaatgaaacacgcaaaattataatttgcgtaattactagtggtaggacctcttataacGCTTCTAGCTTGTTTTTAATACAACACACACTTTGCtcataatattgttttctttggaTTTCAATCCTTTTAGCAAGAAAGGTTAAATGTGAATCATTTGTGCATAATCCATTGTGTACGGTTGGACAGATGCATTACATGAGAAAACTTCTATAATGGAAGCAAATCATCTTATACTGTATTTACAAAAATGCAAAAAGCCTGAATGTACATATTGTTAAAATCGAAGCATGTTTACTTTTCATGAGGTTTTCATGAGGTATTATTTGAATGCAAGCTTTAAAATCTCTGGTGAGAGGGTTTggagttgaatttaaaatatgttcAATAAAGTAtgaatattgattttttatgccttcatttttattatactaacAGTGGCACTTTTGGGTTAATTTTtgtctaaattatattttttttaaacagatgTACTCACGTCCTTCATCTTTCAGTGACTCCAGCTTAACCTCCTCTAATGGAATGATATGTTGcttgttgtattttttcttgTTAATAACTATATTGCCATACACCAAAATGTCATTAAACAAAAAGAATTGTCGTGCCTTTGGTTTTTTCCTGCAAATTTTTGTCAAGACACCTTCACCAACAAGGACCCGCCCTTGCTCTGCTAGAGGctagaaacaaataaatatatagatatattttttcctatGAACAGCAACATGTTTGTGAGATTTGATAACTTTAAATGATGAGGCTTTTAATCTATGACTTAACTATTGAAGTAATAACAGCATTAAATCATGTTAAAGTagcattcaaatttatttaataatataattttctgtATAATACCAATTTATTAACGGTTGTTAGTAAAACGAGTTGTTGATGTGTCAAAAAATGTGTGGTCAAAATAGAAAGTGTGCAGTAAATATTGTTGTTAACTTTACAAATATGAAACGCATAGTAATGATAAAAGTGTGATATCACCAATAATCACTACCTCCGACAATCCCACACAATGAGTTCAAGATTTTATCTCTTTAGTTTGTCGGGTGATAAAGCTATTGTCAAGTTTTACTAGATGTTTGGATGTGGTATCGTACAACTTACTTGTCCCGAGCTGCCGAAGCAGCTCTCCACCATTGCAATTCTTCTTGCATTTGCTTCACTATTCActggaaaatgaaaaaaatgcttATTTTAATATCTTGTTGGGCCCTGTATCAAACTGACGTCAAAGGAAAGTGGGCGCTCAAGCGATGACCAATAATTCATGTTCTTATTTACATAACTGATAGTATTTCATTGGTAGGACaactaatataatttatagaTTCGATGAATGTGAATATCTACCTAAACGATCCACCATTATcgaaatttatttttcctaAAGACACAGAACAATTCGAGCGAATGTGTCACTTAGTAGGTAACAGTTTCAGCAAATGTTGTTTATTGGTGACGATGGTCTATGAATCTCACTACATCTCGGTGGTCTGTGAATTATGTACAGACTATTATGTTAGAAACGTGCATTGAAAAAGCAACAGAAATGTAGCCTATACAGACAAATTTTCAAGAGAAAATACGAGGGTGTGTTGTCGtaagaaaaatgaaaacaaatgatCAAATGCTAAAATTGAAACGGGAATGTGATggcatttttaaaactatttttattttttttaattattttagggTAAATTATCTCAGAGCCAGTCAGAGCTCACCTGGTGGCATTAAATGTTACCAGTGGCCTCGTCGTATTCAATGTTACTGCGGATACCGTCACCGAGACATGAGTCTCAACTGTATTCCTACCTACTTCCTACTGTTCAAACCGCAATGGATCAACGTTTAAAGGCAGGAAATAGAAATACGATACGACCATATCAAAGTTTGTAGTCACGATTTTACTGATATATAAGACTATATTTTACTGATATATAAGGTAGTGAGAGAGTCGTTGCTctacatattaattttatattttaaatcataatatatTGCTTATAGCATTTTATAATCACAGACTATACATATCTACATCTACTAATATAGTGTTAAGAGGAGGCACAAGGTTTACAAGTGTCATAGACAATGCACGATCATGTGAGAATCCATTTTTAGTCCCTAGTTGACAGCTAGTGGTCGATATTTAGTATTAAAGATTTTGATTATTTAGCTCAAAAATTGTACAAAATGGGCTGCAAACTGTGTGGACCAAAACTGTCGCTTTGTGGCCTAGTTTTGAGCGTATGGGGCATCATTCAGTTGGTGAGAATACTGCAATCTTTCATTTGGAATTACAATCTAGTCAAGTTCGACATTACAATACCTATTTGATTTTTCAGACGTTGATGGGCGTCTTTTATTATATTCGAGCTGTCGCTCTGCTGGAGGATCTACCATTTGATGAGAAAAATCCGCCTCATTCTATCGAAGACTTCGTCATTGAAGTGGAAAAAGGATATACCCTGGTAAGACAATATTCTTGGATTTCCAAACATTATACCCAAAAATGATGTAAAGTATATTCAGAAAAAAGTTGCATTAACACTTGGTAAAAACCATTAATGCTCAAAATCAGGGTTGTGTATTACAATTTCCTCTTAAAAAAGTATCAAGTAGTAGatgatttttctttattgctatTCTTGGGGAATGAGGCAATGACTCTCGTGATTGTAAGTTGTTACAATCACTAGTGGAGCAATACTCCCAGACGAGCCGTCTGTGTTTATAACAGTATCTGTGGGTAAGACTgacttaaatttcaatttcttagTTATGTTCCTGTTTATATTTGTTAAACAGAATGATATTTTTCATGTAACctaaatataacattttagtATTAGTATTTGACATACAAACATTGTTATTTTCAGAATGCACAAAATTGTTGGATTGCGGCATTGTTGTACTTGATTACACTGGTTGTATCTGGACATCAATTTTGGCTGAATAATCGTTCCTCAGTTAGTATGTAATATTGAAGGAGTTGTTATTTTTGCTGTTAATTCCATTccattataaaattgttttttcttttgccAGAAACAGGTTGCTATATGTAATTATGTCTGTAATTAAGTTGTGTTTCTATCAATTGACAATATAGGTAAACATAGCTAGCTACATATTACTCAAACTATTAAAACATCGTCATcgtcagcctgtatctctccactgctggatgtaaacctctcccatagtccgccacaatgaacgatcctctaCCTTTCGCATCCAATTTTTTCCAGCATATTGCCACAAGTCATCAGCCCACttatttaaacaaaacttttaaattattttaaaattctttttgaAATTGGAATGAGTTATCTACTTCAATTTAGATGATTGGaatagtaacaataaaaaatattatatgctatttaattttgtgtaaAAATACATGAATTGTtaaaataagtataagtatTACTTCCACACATATAATACTGTACATAAGAAACTAATTGTAGGTACATTGTCTAATGCTTAGATTTTCTTCAAATAAAGATATTTAATGTTTGATTATTGTTTGATTCACATTTTCACGCTTTATGGTCTCAGTGTGTCCTATGATGAGTGAAGATTGCTTAAAATTGAACGGAGCAGTTTGTTGAAGATTGGCAAGTAACTTAGAAATAAACAACACCTTTTGTTTGATTAGACTACTGGATAGGCAAAGTGAATGTGTCAAATCTTTTGTAGCAAAGGCCAAAACCATGCcttgtataataaattaaatggaACTTAAATAGTGTGAAATGTAATAGACTATGAAACTAAATGGTGTCAAATGGTATTTTTGAACAAATCCAAGAAgacaaacataaaaattttttttcacacCTGTGATTTAAAGTTGCTAAACTGTAACATGTCAAGTATTAATAAAcgctcaataataaaataaaggttttcCCTGCACTGTCGCTGGAACGATGAGCCCCGCGTAAAGACAATCGGCGGAAGGTAGGAGTGGTTACAGTGGTCAACAACCCAATGTGCGGCTTAGTCCAAAGACGCTCTAAGCGAATCACCGTCAGGGCTGGCGGCCAGTCAGGCCACTCACGCGATGCCACCCATTTCCAAATAATTTGGGAAAACCAGACTTGAATacaatttttccataaaaagaTGAACGAGCTTACGGTTCACCCGCTGTTaaatggctactggagcccacagagaTCGCAACATGAATGCAGCCAGCCGTGTTGAGACATCTAAGTCACAATTCTAAGGcaggtgtaataaaaatcaaacacgcaaaattataatttgcgtaattactggtggtaggacctcttgtgagttcgcacgggtaggtaccaccgccttgcctatttctgccgtgaagcagtaatgcgtttcggtttgaagggtggaacagccgttgtaactatactgagactttagaacttatatcacaaggtggatggtgcatttacgttgtaaatgtctattggctccagtaatcatttaaaaccaggtgggctgtgagctcgtccatccatctaagcgaaaaaataaaataaaaaaggtaaaagGCTCTCATGTTTCAATTGGATCATATGACTGTCTTTTCATATCAATATTAAACAGACAAGTCAAGATGTAAATACAGAACTATGCATGTTGTTTGGTAATCCATATCGGGTAAGTGAAAGGCTAATTGATTTGAGCAACATTGTTGCAACATTACGGAAGAGCCATTTAAACTTGAAAATTTTACCAATGCCACATCCATGCGAACTAGCTCCTCGTGGCGCCAATATCTACCCGCCACCGAGCGGCCGGCGGCTGGTCGAGGCGATCGCTGTACTTACCTCGCTTCTGTGGTAATCTACCCTTTCGTATGTTATTCGGTGGTAATCTACCctgtttatacattttaagaaaataatctttatagtttttgttaaataattgtCACAGCACCGCATGTTGTTACTATAAATTATTGTCATGTACTGCACGATctgaattaattataactattttaatgttctcatttaagtgaatttatgtaattcttttgagaataaagaatatctttaacccgaaaatttgaaaaaaatatcataacgaaaaaactttttcagttatttgaatggagtaaaattaattgaagttaaattaaaacatcgaactcttgatgctaatacaaaataaaacgtatctttaataaccaaaataaatgtcgcttaacaaGCGAAAAGTCGCTTAAACCAGATAGCTTTATACCTCTTTTTAACGAATCGTAAGATCTATAGCCAACTTGTGTATTTGGGCTTAAATGACGTCAATGTAgccacaatttaaaaatttggcCCAATATTCATTCTTTTTGGTCAATGTGACGGTGACAGTGGCGTGGTGTCTTTGTTGAAATAAGTAATACGTAATGGTTTTCTCCTATAATTGTGCAAATTGCTGTATGATTATTAGCGTCTGGGGCACTATACAGCTGGTAatcaaatttacaatattttagtaTCTATCAAATTTTATCAGATTATGGTAGTTCATATACACATAGATAGGTATGTCGAAAATAGTCACAACAACTGTAATAGAGGTACTACACGGTGGGCCATCGCGATGGACCACTATGGTGGGCCAGGGTGTGGAGTGCCTAGTGGTGTCGCATGGCTTATGGCGCGTGCTATTGTCGAGGGGTGGCGTGATGTGAGTTTTTTGGTCTAACATCAAAGGTAGTTGGCCAGCGACGGCGGTACACATTTACACGTAGCCCATTATCTAATGCGTGCTCGAACGCGGTTAAGTGTGGATtttcgtgttttatttattttacaaattttattaaaaatgacgaATACATTAATgcagttttaaaatttttgaactatatctaatataggtatatatctaACTATAACTATATAATTTCAAGCCGCCCGATTAATTGAAATTTGCACAATAAGAATTATCAAAGATCGATGACAATGAAGCTATTTTACAACTTTGACCTCAAATCCTAGAACTAGAATCGTCCGGTgaaacacatattttttattttggttgCCTTAAAATCTAATTTTGAAGCTACTTAttgctattttaatttcaacatCTATTAATACTAAGAAAAAGGCTATCGTGGAATTATAAACGTGAAAGATGTTTAAACCTGAAAACTAGCCTTGATACTTTTCGTCTGCACttataaaaacttaattcaatgtataataatatgaaatgattTAATACAACAGATAATTATGGGAACATTGTACAAAAAGGAAATGTTAACATTGCTTGACGACGTGGAAGCTGAGGAGTACAGTAATTATGAGGACTTCATAAAAAAGACACATGAAAATTATCAAAAGGTTTGATATTGCATTTCGGGCGAAATGATTCATGAATAGTGATAACGTAACcattcatacccgatcctgtggattgagtggtaaacagttgacgtcgccctaagcacgtcattacggatcttcccgatccattaacggtgtttttaggtacctcaagcatcgttCACcctcctcgccgaacccgtcgcttgtgacgaagggctcgacgtataaattaacccatagacatagcccactgagtttctcgccggatcttctcagggggtcgcgtttccgatccggtggtagattctgcaaaccactgctcttgctagggccagtgttagcaacactcccggtgtgagccccgtaagctcatctacacgtcaaggcgaagctgaaatagcctctcaaggctatcagcataggtagggaaaaaaagtaaCCATAATCGAGGTTTGGGCCGTCCACCCAGAAGGGCACCTGATTATTTCATTAACACCGCGAAAACGTCATGGATATGGGCTGCTTTCTTGCGGTGTTGTCGCAGAAATCTATAAGTATTTAGCAGCAGTAGACGGTTGCAATAATATTGATGataattaaattctaaaatttGAACCAACACATTTTTAACTCATTTTAGTTTGCCACATACCTAAATGTGTAACGGGCAACTAAATATCATTCACTATACTTACGTTTCATCACGACGAGTATCTTGATGGAGCAGCAGTGTACTCTTTCCTAGACACaaggtcaaagtctcaattgaatCGATAACGGCTCGTGAAACTTGGGATAGGTATATAGCTGATGCGTTTTCATCTTACGATGTCTTAGTTTTATAGTAAATTAGGTAATATAGTGTTGTGTTATACCTACTATACCCATTATGACGATTTCGATAAAGAggtgatcttttttttatagtatagcgGTTTGTAGTATAATATTCTCATAATACCAGTCATCAATGATAAGCACGCCATAACTAAAAGCTGAaaacatggagttaataagtacctacaactggagtgctgtctaatgccgagaaatcggtctcgaaagagaatactttttggtcgcggtgtccttgtctaatgtggtgaccatatataatttaattataggacaaaattatacacatgcataagttttgaatttaccttaagtaattctatgtaaccctatgtaaatacaaaacacgtgcttgcaaccttttatttatgtaaattcaattctaagcattgcttcgtcgtcatggtgactttttttcgacggttttttttggaaattgctgcgttgtcgaaaatctagcactgagttttattacaaacatcattacctcagttctattacttaaacttcctcaaactcgtgtttaacgtccgaatactcaaccgcgacttaaatcatatattatgttgaacttaattacgcaattcctactttaatgcactggctaagtgggccgtgcaaattaatatttgacacactgagtgagacactgcaacacacatggtctgcgcgtatcgggtgctcttttcctacattcacatcttcaattgatttaaaattgtttgtatttttacttctgtgctattttcatgacacgtgtatattaagtctactagttacattttaggaaataaaacacaatgggtaataaaatgaaatgaactgaaattcatttatttgttatatgtagacaattaaataactcttaaatgacaagtcaatacacataacacgatacacatagtacttgatctctatttacaaaatattggttgtacatattattattattaagttcagttaattttctgtactcttataatataacatttcctctattttaagtaaattcttttttttcaacgaaatacataatttattttaatcaatatctaagtggaccatgagtatcattaaaatttcgcaatttaaatttcaattcaattaaaaatcgccatttttctctaataaatctaaaatcgactttatatttacaatcactatttcgcgacttttaagtttttgtttcaataccttaacatcttgtcgtaattttgcttttctcggggtattttttatttcttgcgtttgagtacttgatacttcttgtttgacctttatataggacattttccagaaattccaacgtcatatttactagaagatcctactcgttcgcttaacgtcaggcaaatgatatacatgcttccgtgcgacgctattcaatacaataaaaaaagttcaaaaaataccacgtgatggctcttataatatgaaaaatacattgcaaaattatagttttcacgattgttttttcaaatttagtatatgacatagattaagtacaatttacaagacaaatggtattaaatattataatgagaaaaaatatctcacattttaaaaatatatgctcacactagtaaaaatttatcaatgaatctgacatacggaaggatattccacaaactggagacgattctcgcttaaaaccacttacattaaaagtgttcaccatgattacacggaaactttcacgattttcgaaaaaaaaacaagccacaagctgtatcagtgccattttaacttcgcactacaaacgtaaatagacgccatttttcttttaatccattcatagctctttttcggtgatgccaacaattaatctggcttcccaccaaattcaacatgaaaaccatcagaaatctacgtacctaccattaaattttccattaaacagagttcttattaacatagaacaatatttttttgttaataagctttattaatatatgatgttctattaaaaatcaatatatttcatataatcaatacttcttatataattttttttaataaattgtcatcatcagaaactaatttcaccataactttgtacgtttattttgaaccaatttaatttttgacggtgatggaaattctaaattctcgcaacattttctagttaagtttaagtcacatcgtttaaataatatgtatttagatatattattgtcataaaatgtttaaaatcctgtaaagtggattgattttaaacttttcgataattttcaacaacacccaagctactaaaaaatccactaaccactaaaagccatttttgataactaagacgggggtccaaattccgagattttatggaaaatcctctaagctagcaacactgctttttgtttgtaaaatgtgcgagagggacaccaccacttaataatcattctcttttcagaccgtttttccttacatcttttgctatttaaaaataaactttaagccatagagataaagtatatttttagtttttatgtcaaacgaagtaagcactccagttagaatagtaactctatggctGAAAAATGCATATAAGTGATACACCGATCCAAGTCACTTGCATTCCTGTAATTCCTGGCAATCCTCTCAATACATATGGCGCATGTTACGAATAGATTCTTTGATCCACAATTTCCGCAATTTATCTATTGACCAACGAATATTGCTTACATGCTTTGCATCTTCATCGCCTACAGTCTCTAGTCTCAATAGTTGTATTCGTTACTTGTGGCGGTAGCTCCTGCCAAAAAAAAACCCCAGAACACAAAACGGTTGAAagatgcttgaatctcgctaacgtcattaagataagcttgcaaatatacaagttccgaactaTACAAGGACAGTCGGACTACCAAGCAATGTCACTCGCTCGGTAcaagatcttccctttatcgTTGACCCCTAAATTATTGTAACATAAAATCTGCTAAAATTGTCTGTTATTTTTTAGGTAGCCAGAAATTGTTGGATTGCCGCTTCTATTTATTTCGTGGTGTTTATCATATCCTACATATGtgttaaaaaaacgaaaaaaattaagattaagaCCGCTCTTGAATTGGAAGATGATGAAATCAGTTGTCGATCACCGACCGCTATGCAACTACGCTGAAAATTAGTAATCTTACCAAACTTATTTAAATTCAGTACCTATCTGAAATTAAACCTAtcagaaatagaaataaatgtaCCTACGTCACTACCTTCATAGGTATATAATAAACTTATGTTTTTCGGGTATATCAATGTAATGAAGTACTTCTCAATACAGAAACTATTAATTAATCTTCAGTGTATAATGGCTTGGACATTATTTTGCTTAGCTGTTGGTAAATGTTAAATAACGCTACCATTTACTTAGTTATTGTAGCAGAACGATTTATATAGCCAGAATAgccaattttatattttaattatcctTTAAATAAAAGATAAGTCTTTGTAAACTGTCTTTATTTTGGTTTCAAAACTTATTTAACTTCTTCCAATTTTCTATCGTACGTTACGGTTCCGATGTTGACACTTTTTATCTCTTCTTTGCTGGTTTTCGCGTGTTCCTgttgaatttgaataaaattattctatGATGCACTATGAATACTCCTCAGTTAACTTGAAAGCACAATGCGACCGATCTGAAACATCCAATTCGGGTCTCAAATTCTCGGTACACATACAATATACGTATGTAGGCATTGTGTATACCTCACATATCAATGCTGAAGGTGCTATGTTAGGAATGATTATGATAGTTATGCATCCtacctaaaatatatatatttaaaaatacaggtacctattaaatataattacgatggtttatggattttttcttatttagttttagtagtaaaaaaaatattcaactttACTTGTAAATCCGTTTCGTCATGTTTAGATTGCTGGTTGGGGTTGAGCCATGGATCCGCTAGAATCTGAGGGATCTTTACTCGCATTTTTAATGGGGCTAGTATCCTAGTTATAAGTTTCCTACACTCCGCAGACACTTTAGGTTCACGGGGAAATGATACTTTATTTTGAACTTGctgtaaattacaatattaataattgatGAAATGCTACTTTTACCCACACACAGACATTAATTTCAGCATTATCAAAACCTTTCAGTGCGAGACATAACTACTATTTGTACTTTAGTGTAGCCAGGCGCATTTTATCTCTGTGTGtgtctataaaataaatttttgatactttaatcataaatttattgtaattgaaTACTAAACTGCCTTTTCGTTCATTCTTTGCTGACCTTCTCTTTAGAAAGGGCGTTGTGCTATTTTTTCAACGAAAACTGACGAGCTAAGTAGGTACTATTCAAACGTTAAATGGTATCTATTAGCTAATTGGCCGAAAAAATTAAGCCATTTAATTTGCGGTAGGTACCTATTTCGATTACTTAAGATGACACACGCAGTTAAAATATACCgacaaaattaattatgaacCAATTTGTTCTGTTTCGATAGATTCCTATCGTTGGCATCTATGTCTACCAGTGCTAAAATTCTGAGTGGGTAAAATAGCTATACGCGGTCGGTGAAACTTTAGCAGGAAAGgttaaaatattacattccAATAATTAGAACCTTGAGTA
Proteins encoded:
- the LOC101746459 gene encoding pleckstrin homology domain-containing family F member 2 isoform X2, with translation MVDRLVNSEANARRIAMVESCFGSSGQPLAEQGRVLVGEGVLTKICRKKPKARQFFLFNDILVYGNIVINKKKYNKQHIIPLEEVKLESLKDEGQYRNGWLIRTASKSFAVYAATATEKEEWMAHIEKCIEDLLRKSGKQPPSEHAAVWVPDNEASICMHCKKTQFTVINRRHHCRKCGSVVCGPCSSKRYILRGQSDKPLRVCLQCYDELSRERVRPPNQQQTSANTTPVKTDTAGSGGDSSGDEDSDDDDINAEEKHDEPKFYGDSEKTEETNNHSSKEAAK
- the LOC101746459 gene encoding pleckstrin homology domain-containing family F member 2 isoform X3, which encodes MVDRLVNSEANARRIAMVESCFGSSGQPLAEQGRVLVGEGVLTKICRKKPKARQFFLFNDILVYGNIVINKKKYNKQHIIPLEEVKLESLKDEGQYRNGWLIRTASKSFAVYAATATEKEEWMAHIEKCIEDLLRKSGKQPPSEHAAVWVPDNEASICMHCKKTQFTVINRRHHCRKCGSVVCGPCSSKRYILRGQSDKPLRVCLQCYDELSRERVRPPNQQQTSANTTPVKTDTAGSGGDSSGDEDSDDDDINAEEKHDEVHVGLSIYGTNRHNKNIQTEF
- the LOC101746459 gene encoding pleckstrin homology domain-containing family F member 2 isoform X4 → MVDRLVNSEANARRIAMVESCFGSSGQPLAEQGRVLVGEGVLTKICRKKPKARQFFLFNDILVYGNIVINKKKYNKQHIIPLEEVKLESLKDEGQYRNGWLIRTASKSFAVYAATATEKEEWMAHIEKCIEDLLRKSGKQPPSEHAAVWVPDNEASICMHCKKTQFTVINRRHHCRKCGSVVCGPCSSKRYILRGQSDKPLRVCLQCYDELSRERVRPPNQQQTSANTTPVKTDTAGSGGDSSGDEDSDDDDINAEEKHDEGFTSYNGVKNGLGNKVTTV
- the LOC101746459 gene encoding pleckstrin homology domain-containing family F member 2 isoform X1; the protein is MVDRLVNSEANARRIAMVESCFGSSGQPLAEQGRVLVGEGVLTKICRKKPKARQFFLFNDILVYGNIVINKKKYNKQHIIPLEEVKLESLKDEGQYRNGWLIRTASKSFAVYAATATEKEEWMAHIEKCIEDLLRKSGKQPPSEHAAVWVPDNEASICMHCKKTQFTVINRRHHCRKCGSVVCGPCSSKRYILRGQSDKPLRVCLQCYDELSRERVRPPNQQQTSANTTPVKTDTAGSGGDSSGDEDSDDDDINAEEKHDEVCFESTLKKALTLETNFNSQINTFMPAC
- the LOC732881 gene encoding salivary secreted ribonuclease, yielding MGCKLCGPKLSLCGLVLSVWGIIQLTLMGVFYYIRAVALLEDLPFDEKNPPHSIEDFVIEVEKGYTLNAQNCWIAALLYLITLVVSGHQFWLNNRSSVSM
- the LOC101747017 gene encoding ribonuclease kappa codes for the protein MVFSYNCANCCMIISVWGTIQLIIMGTLYKKEMLTLLDDVEAEEYSNYEDFIKKTHENYQKVARNCWIAASIYFVVFIISYICVKKTKKIKIKTALELEDDEISCRSPTAMQLR